Proteins from a genomic interval of Pirellulales bacterium:
- a CDS encoding type II toxin-antitoxin system PemK/MazF family toxin translates to MERGQVFLLKPEADGKQRPTVVVSRDDQNRGHSVVVMPCYSQQLEKRSKLPYCVLLKAGEGGLDKDCVVKADEVSTLDKSRFDVGRGAIGRLKPARMAEILAALRYVVRDDR, encoded by the coding sequence ATGGAACGCGGCCAAGTGTTCCTGCTCAAGCCCGAGGCGGACGGCAAGCAACGTCCGACGGTTGTCGTCTCGCGCGACGACCAGAATCGCGGACACAGCGTCGTAGTGATGCCTTGTTATTCGCAGCAGCTCGAAAAACGCTCGAAGCTGCCGTATTGCGTGCTGCTCAAAGCTGGCGAAGGCGGTCTCGACAAAGACTGCGTCGTGAAGGCGGACGAAGTCAGCACGCTTGATAAATCGCGATTCGACGTCGGGCGCGGCGCCATCGGCCGGCTGAAGCCGGCTCGCATGGCTGAAATCCTCGCTGCCTTGCGCTATGTCGTTCGCGACGATCGCTAG
- a CDS encoding phage major capsid protein, whose translation MSTLTLIKHIRRRSRPLGIGTAADYLRELEVCLGGRCPSGLLDGVSRRQWRAWLKAARRKLVYHHEDMRPLTEGVRQQASGVRPPIPDACSLTPKDGGPALASSLVPPYELPPHTLATFPAVITTTRQDLDGDVLETAGAELDPRAPLLWQHLPDLPIGRLLDVGERTAQRLTGTFSIADTALGQDAALLAEHGALRISHGFLPTKWEPLDGDDAGRNGTESVPYSGYHILQFKILEVSLVSVPSNPDAVIEAFSRAKLAHPLVKAWAGTRFENRPVVVSGADLQARVGWDQRACERRPTEEKALGDRRWALGQASTAEVPTPNAQSLTPSDPAQPTNDPVIPEIQSMNPTLHQKAGRALNAVNERRVRAARFHFKAIEHHDDSRGAVAELARKATLPLDDMLDQLDGDGSKPKSGRVVSQENADRLAEAIQHGGAIAQHEQATAEVSALASGAVKHLNAVLDSNLQDDDGGGMSYHDGNPTGCAASAVAGAELGRVGTDNDQTALPAKRCPGAPVQPGHRVAATSVSIETVNAPRSAPATYQDQSPKTQDLFIQGTPTMQTETQLQPAQVFSTAAAAAPRVKRASEQYDSTKRRLIWPNDKKSALHIGRLAGHDVTFENRPAYESSQLEKAMAGAWLKHKLASQLGTAHLHSDHDRDLYQELVERGEWVGEVRDGNGTHYYREPGRLSPLHQKTLLADSTSGGQYAVPYFFDVDLVTFPLLYGELFPLVDLRELATSNQVKGATLANMTISAGPAEGDTPGITLATTSSLVGQLTTNIYNATGAITIGRDFLADSPVDLQADIISLYQRALLQWLDKEIANGDGTTGPLGLFNTANVLTATSKNSTAGPMTVSDIEGMVKTLPKQYRNKQENVVWVASDGLYFRIRGISVSGTDQRRIFGYDYEQYMLASHPFKIENDVAGSDLAFVNMSKYRMWRRKGMEIQVSDEGKTLMLANELLIVARSRWGGQLVDPNAMVEMTNASLH comes from the coding sequence ATGTCCACTCTCACTCTAATCAAACACATTCGCCGCCGATCGCGGCCGCTGGGCATCGGTACGGCGGCCGATTATCTGCGCGAACTCGAAGTCTGTCTCGGCGGACGATGCCCGTCGGGATTGCTCGACGGCGTGTCGCGACGGCAATGGCGGGCGTGGCTCAAGGCCGCGCGGCGAAAGCTCGTTTATCATCATGAAGACATGCGGCCGCTCACAGAAGGCGTCAGGCAACAGGCGTCAGGCGTCAGGCCCCCGATACCTGACGCCTGTAGCCTGACGCCTAAAGATGGTGGGCCGGCGCTCGCAAGCTCGCTGGTCCCACCCTACGAACTTCCTCCGCATACCCTCGCCACCTTTCCGGCCGTCATCACCACCACGCGGCAAGACCTCGACGGCGACGTGCTGGAAACCGCCGGCGCCGAACTCGATCCGCGGGCGCCGCTGTTGTGGCAACACTTGCCCGACTTGCCGATCGGGCGGTTGCTGGATGTCGGCGAGCGCACGGCGCAGCGGTTGACCGGCACGTTCTCGATCGCCGATACCGCGCTGGGCCAAGACGCGGCGTTGCTCGCCGAGCACGGCGCACTGCGCATCAGTCACGGCTTCCTGCCGACGAAGTGGGAGCCGCTCGACGGCGATGATGCCGGGCGGAACGGCACGGAGTCCGTTCCCTACAGCGGCTATCACATACTGCAGTTCAAGATTCTCGAAGTTTCGCTGGTCAGCGTGCCCAGCAATCCCGACGCCGTGATCGAGGCCTTCAGCCGCGCCAAGTTGGCCCATCCGCTGGTGAAAGCCTGGGCCGGGACCCGGTTCGAGAACCGTCCGGTGGTTGTCAGCGGCGCCGATCTTCAAGCACGCGTAGGGTGGGACCAGCGAGCTTGCGAGCGCCGGCCCACCGAGGAAAAGGCGTTGGGCGATAGGCGTTGGGCGTTAGGACAGGCGTCCACCGCGGAAGTCCCAACGCCTAACGCCCAAAGCCTAACGCCTTCAGATCCCGCGCAACCGACTAACGATCCTGTAATCCCGGAGATCCAATCCATGAACCCGACGTTGCATCAAAAAGCGGGCCGCGCGTTGAATGCGGTCAACGAACGACGCGTCCGCGCGGCCCGCTTCCATTTCAAAGCCATCGAACACCACGACGACAGTCGCGGCGCCGTGGCCGAGCTTGCCCGAAAGGCCACGCTGCCGCTCGACGACATGCTCGATCAACTCGACGGCGACGGGAGCAAGCCAAAATCCGGCCGCGTCGTCTCGCAGGAAAACGCCGACCGTCTCGCCGAAGCCATCCAGCACGGCGGCGCGATCGCCCAGCACGAACAGGCCACGGCCGAGGTTTCCGCGCTGGCCAGCGGCGCCGTCAAACATCTCAACGCCGTGCTCGACTCCAACTTGCAAGACGACGACGGCGGCGGCATGAGCTACCACGACGGCAACCCAACCGGCTGCGCCGCTTCGGCGGTGGCTGGGGCAGAGCTTGGCCGCGTTGGGACGGACAACGACCAAACCGCGCTACCGGCCAAGCGATGCCCCGGTGCGCCCGTTCAACCGGGGCATCGCGTGGCGGCAACGTCCGTCTCAATCGAGACCGTCAACGCGCCACGCTCTGCCCCAGCCACCTACCAAGACCAAAGTCCCAAGACCCAAGACCTCTTTATCCAAGGAACCCCCACCATGCAGACCGAAACCCAACTTCAGCCCGCCCAAGTTTTTTCCACCGCCGCCGCCGCCGCTCCGCGCGTCAAACGGGCCAGCGAACAATACGACTCGACCAAACGCCGCCTCATCTGGCCCAACGACAAAAAGTCGGCCCTGCACATCGGCCGCCTGGCCGGGCACGACGTCACCTTCGAGAACCGTCCGGCCTACGAATCGAGTCAGCTCGAAAAGGCGATGGCCGGCGCCTGGCTCAAGCACAAGCTCGCCAGCCAGCTCGGCACCGCCCACTTGCACAGCGATCACGACCGCGACCTCTATCAAGAGCTGGTCGAACGTGGCGAATGGGTGGGCGAAGTCCGCGACGGCAACGGCACGCACTATTACCGCGAGCCGGGCCGCCTCTCGCCGCTGCACCAAAAGACCCTGCTGGCCGACTCGACCTCCGGCGGCCAATACGCCGTGCCGTACTTCTTCGACGTCGACCTCGTCACCTTCCCGCTGCTCTACGGCGAGCTGTTCCCGCTGGTCGACCTGCGCGAGCTGGCCACCAGCAACCAGGTGAAAGGCGCGACGCTGGCCAACATGACGATCTCCGCCGGTCCCGCCGAAGGCGACACGCCGGGCATCACCCTCGCGACCACCAGCAGCCTCGTCGGCCAGCTCACCACCAACATCTACAACGCCACCGGCGCCATCACCATCGGCCGAGACTTCCTGGCCGACAGCCCGGTCGATTTGCAGGCCGACATCATCAGCCTCTATCAACGGGCACTCTTGCAGTGGCTCGACAAGGAGATCGCCAACGGCGACGGCACCACCGGGCCGCTGGGCCTGTTCAACACGGCCAACGTGCTCACGGCCACCAGCAAGAACTCGACCGCCGGCCCGATGACCGTCAGCGACATCGAAGGCATGGTCAAGACGCTGCCCAAGCAGTACCGCAACAAGCAGGAGAACGTGGTCTGGGTGGCGTCGGACGGCCTGTACTTCCGCATCCGCGGCATCAGCGTCAGCGGCACCGACCAGCGGCGCATCTTCGGCTACGACTACGAGCAGTACATGCTGGCCAGCCATCCCTTCAAGATCGAGAACGACGTGGCGGGCAGCGACCTGGCCTTCGTCAACATGTCGAAGTATCGCATGTGGCGGCGGAAAGGCATGGAGATTCAGGTGAGCGACGAGGGCAAGACGCTGATGCTGGCCAACGAGCTGCTCATCGTCGCCCGCAGCCGTTGGGGCGGTCAGCTCGTCGATCCCAACGCGATGGTCGAGATGACGAACGCCTCGCTGCACTAA
- a CDS encoding type II toxin-antitoxin system PemK/MazF family toxin — translation MRFGDVVLAEIPRPGGSPGREQFGARPAIVVHADNARANLSTLVIVPLTSQMKAMSFQGSFRVSPSQENGLNAESVVLSHQIRAIDTKRIVKVLGRLADSDMQRLQQELKTILGM, via the coding sequence ATGAGGTTCGGCGACGTGGTCTTGGCGGAAATCCCGCGCCCTGGCGGAAGTCCCGGCAGGGAACAGTTTGGAGCGCGACCGGCCATCGTCGTTCATGCCGACAATGCAAGGGCCAATCTCTCAACGCTGGTCATCGTGCCGTTGACAAGCCAAATGAAGGCCATGTCGTTTCAAGGATCGTTTCGCGTCAGCCCATCGCAGGAGAACGGTCTGAATGCGGAGTCAGTGGTTCTTAGTCATCAGATTCGCGCGATCGACACCAAACGCATCGTGAAAGTCCTCGGACGCCTTGCTGATTCTGATATGCAACGACTACAGCAAGAGCTCAAAACAATACTCGGCATGTGA